One part of the Aspergillus luchuensis IFO 4308 DNA, chromosome 5, nearly complete sequence genome encodes these proteins:
- a CDS encoding uncharacterized protein (COG:S;~EggNog:ENOG410Q06X;~antiSMASH:Cluster_5.17), with amino-acid sequence MSTVVTTAPPVQTMSLQAVSQSGSSDEELLQLFRRVTITSSDGHDVSEMQIKKAFQQEISRPLGRQMLEASLAHANGCSCYHWNYHDRISGKVNISRVDLTFDLTSKSMGQAVKGEAAGFYRPNSAYINATVYYDDQQYLQGNQSVQIYMDGSKFIIDFFTTDQSEKPIARIVQNASSFTFQGTDTGDATWGTN; translated from the exons ATGTCTACCGTTGTGACTACCGCTCCTCCTGTCCAGACCATGTCTCTCCAGGCAGTCTCGCAGTCGGGCTCTTCGGACGAAGAGCTCTTGCAGCTTTTCCGCCGAGTGACTATCACCAGCTCTGACGGCCATGATGTGTCTGAGATGCAAATCAAGAAGGCCTTCCAGCAGGAGATCAGCCGGCCCTTGGGCCGACAGATGCTGGAGGCATCCTTGGCGCACGCGAATGGCTGCTCTTGCTATCACTGGAACTACCATGACCGCATCAGCGGCAAAGTCAACATCTCTCGGGTTGACTTGACTTTTGACTTGACTTCAAAGAGCATGGGACAGGCCGTAAAGGGTGAAGCTGCTGGCTTCTACAGGCCTAACAGTGCTTATATCAA TGCAACCGTCTACTATGACGACCAGCAATACCTCCAGGGCAATCAGAGCGTCCAGATCTACATGGATGGAAGC AAATTCATCATCgacttcttcaccaccgACCAGTCGGAGAAGCCAATTGCGCGTATCGTCCAGAACGCCTCGTCCTTTACCTTCCAGGGCACTGACACTGGTGACGCCACCTGGGGTACTAACTAG